From the genome of Anopheles merus strain MAF chromosome X, AmerM5.1, whole genome shotgun sequence, one region includes:
- the LOC121590065 gene encoding polyadenylate-binding protein 6-like — MERKATLTHVYVGNLAPNVNDQLLRRYLSMAGTVVSTKIARNAMTGESLLYGSAVFATTQDVRNVIRRLNGKVFHDKPLLVCSYGDCSSELHHYQRTVVIGNKEQYLTHRAICKRFAPYGRVLLCMQPQIRHRPSNAVFVLLESAEVASLIVKIRHGCWFVKPYRERMKKVRWGMETFELELKRNPSHGATSTERKVRDERSNGPRPSQAVVPKLNVTTRQQAERFGRKASKAPGIEDDDAVFENFGNLDLNDDVFQ; from the coding sequence ATGGAGCGAAAAGCTACCCTCACGCACGTGTACGTCGGAAATCTGGCGCCCAACGTGAACGACCAGCTGCTACGCCGCTACCTCTCGATGGCCGGCACCGTGGTCTCAACGAAGATCGCACGAAATGCAATGACAGGAGAGTCCCTGTTGTACGGCTCGGCCGTTTTCGCGACCACCCAGGACGTCCGAAATGTGATCCGCCGACTGAACGGAAAGGTGTTCCACGACAAACCGCTGCTGGTGTGCTCGTATGGGGACTGTTCGAGCGAGCTGCACCACTACCAGCGCACCGTCGTAATTGGCAACAAGGAGCAGTACCTAACGCATCGCGCCATTTGCAAGCGGTTCGCACCGTACGGCCGAGTGCTGTTGTGCATGCAGCCCCAGATCCGGCACCGTCCGTCCAACGCTGTGTTCGTGCTGTTAGAATCAGCGGAGGTGGCCAGTCTAATTGTGAAGATCCGGCACGGCTGCTGGTTTGTCAAACCATACCGGGAACGAATGAAGAAGGTTCGCTGGGGAATGGAGACATTCGAGCTCGAGCTCAAGCGGAATCCCTCGCATGGTGCTACCAGTACCGAAAGAAAAGTACGTGACGAGCGTTCGAACGGTCCGAGGCCAAGTCAGGCTGTTGTACCCAAACTCAACGTCACTACCAGACAGCAGGCTGAGCGTTTTGGTCGCAAAGCTTCCAAAGCTCCTGGGATTGAAGATGACGATGCAGTGTTTGAAAACTTTGGAAATCTGGATCTCAACGATGATGTATTCCAGTAA
- the LOC121594475 gene encoding uncharacterized protein LOC121594475, which produces MLVMLLNLYGPFREMICSRPTFPGAVKSAIVVYDQPEPLENAARHLNGAWLAGTRMYAAASFITTSRPILTSTELHVTNFSEWIDEEVLHELFGRIGRVMQIVMGRSVYGYREAYVSFRSAMDTEEAHLQLNGWDMGDGFALRVRHSYTVQGGAPVSPAEFQRLQTNRFLGGYLRVSGLGQSFGAVRLRELFGTYGLLRDVSVLRDHDREPLGWAILRYQSDKQALFVSRIMDNTVVDDSRLKVVKLSNQLLPFTDAVPIDLSTAFIPAVATSSAASSLFPRAWLGV; this is translated from the exons ATGCTTGTTATGTTGTTGAACCTATATGGCCCCTTCCGGGAGATGATCTGCTCGCGCCCCACATTCCCCGGCGCGGTAAAAAGTGCAATCGTCGTATACGACCAGCCAGAACCGCTGGAGAACGCGGCCCGTCACCTGAACGGTGCTTGGCTGGCGGGCACTCGGATGTACGCGGCGGCCAGCTTTATTACCACCAGCCGGCCAATCCTGACGTCCACCGAGCTGCACGTTACCAATTTCAGCGAATGGATCGACGAGGAAGTACTACACGAGCTTTTCGGTCGGATAGGCCGGGTGATGCAAATTGTAATGGGCCGGAGCGTGTACGGGTACCGTGAGGCGTATGTGTCGTTTAGGTCGGCCATGGACACGGAGGAGGCTCACTTGCAGCTCAACGGATGGGATATGGGCGATGGGTTTGCGCTCCGCGTGCGACATTCTTACACCGTGCAGGGTGGAGCACCAGTTTCGCCGGCCGAGTTCCAGCGCCTGCAGACGAACCGGTTCCTCGGTGGGTACCTGCGCGTGTCCGGCTTGGGGCAATCGTTCGGAGCGGTGCGACTACGCGAACTGTTTGGGACGTATGGCCTCCTAAGGGATGTGTCCGTGCTGCGGGATCATGACCGAGAGCCGCTCGGTTGGGCGATACTGCGCTACCAGAGCGATAAACAGGCCCTTTTCGTCTCCCGCATTATGGACAACACCGTGGTGGACGATTCCCGTCTCAAGGTCGTGAAGCTGTCTAACCAACTATTGCCGTTCACTGACGCTGT TCCGATCGACTTGAGCACAGCATTTATTCCGGCGGTGGCTACCTCATCGGCTGCCTCATCCCTCTTCCCAAGAGCCTGGTTGGGTGTGTAA
- the LOC121593743 gene encoding uncharacterized protein LOC121593743, with amino-acid sequence MATTPEKELSALELGDLAPMAIDAGSDLKSFVQERDEQKVAQDQNAEKPDEDQSKIEKALAEAMSDIVERGESEAISGRPIGENDKPEALEDVPEEANSVDEDHVEQETTHDTAHDGAHDEAIEEISKDVGEDEERRASVEI; translated from the exons ATGGCTACCACCCCAGAAAAGGAGCTGAGTGCGTTGGAATTGGGCGACCTGGCCCCCATGGCGATTGATGCAGGGAGTGATCTGAAATCGTTTGTTCAGGAGCGGGATGAGCAGAAGGTCGCTCAAGATCAGAATGCCGAGAAGCCGGATGAAGATCAGTCGAAGATCGAGAAGGCTCTGGCAGAGGCAATGAGCGACATTGTGGAGCGAGGTGAAAGTGAAGCCATCAGTGGAAGGCCAATAGGTGAAAATGACAAGCCAGAAGCTTTGGAGGATGTCCCGGAAGAGGCAAACAGTGTGGACGAGGATCACGTCGAGCAAGAGACCACTCACGACACAGCTCACGACGGGGCTCACGATGAAGCCATCGAAGAAATCTCGAAAGATGTAGGCGAAGACGAAGAACGCCGTGCAAGTGTTGAG ATTTAA